The Rosa rugosa chromosome 1, drRosRugo1.1, whole genome shotgun sequence genomic sequence TCCTTGTAATGAAAACAAAATACAGGCAATTCAATGAGGAGAatattaattagttaattatatATAGCTCCTCCTTATTATCTTGTCCATAGCAAATACATAAAATGAAATATTACAATCTGAGTTCTTTGTTATTACACATCTTCTCCAGAGGTTCTGCATTGTAAAAGAGGGGTCTTTTGAGTGGATGATGCCAAGCTTTGGACTTCATTCTCTGTACCATTGGTGCTCTTTTCTTTGATTTGTGCCCACATCATAGCATAAAACCCAATTGCAATAATGATAGATCCAATCGCACTGCGATAATTTCCACCATTATTAAGTTTTAGCACCTTTGCTTAAACACAAGTGAAATATTATCTTTTGATTAAACTCTATTTAAGAAGTGGATATAAATGAATACAAACCTGCCAAGGTGAAGTGCGTCGCCAAGGAAGATGACTACCATGACTGAAGCAATGGCAACTCCCAAGGGCCTAAACATGGCTACAAAGATAGGTCCCTTTTGGTGCAAGGACCAGGTTTCAACACCAATATGGAACACACTCCCAAATACAGCCTAAAATATGTAATCTCCATCAGTACATAGTCCCATATAAAATCATTGCATATCAAACATACTGAAATAGCAACATAATGCAAGGTATATAGGTAGGTCTTCTTACTGAGAAGACAATGGAGATTATCTCAATGTCAGGCCTTAGTACCCAAGCACTTGGATTGCTTTCCAAAAATAGAGAGAACACAGTGGATTGAATTGTCACAAAGAAGGTGTAGAAGAAGACTACGGTAATCATTGATGGACAATTCTTAACAATTGATGTctgagagagaaaaataaattcaTGGTCAGATTTCTCTGTTTCGGAGTTCGTCATATTGCAACTGAAGTTTCCATCTCCAACAATTATATGTAAAGATTAAGTAGTTTAGGAGAGCACTATTTGATCATCAAATACCTGAAGAATGCACCATGATGAGGCCAAAACGCTCGCCATTGCAAGCATGAGACCTCCAAAGACCCACTTTGACTGCTGCGAGATCATAACGAAGTTCTGGTCAGGAGAGTTGGTGGTGAAAAGATTACTGATCCCTTGTATAGAATTACTACAAATGCTCCGGATACTGATACAATAGTCCCTAGCACTTTGGCTTGACAGCTTGACCTCCTCAAATCCAGCTTTTCCATCCTAGTAATTTAGAAACATATCACATGCTTAATTAAAGAATGATACATACTGGAAATCCAAATTAACATCAATACATTAAATAGGTTGGACCTTCCTACCTGAAAATGATTGCCAGTATGAATGTAAAGATTGGTATAAGATTTCCCATAGCTGAGGCAAGTGTTGGTGAGCTGTAGTTGATGCCATTATATGCCAATAACATACCTGCACTCCTGCAGACACAAACTTTCTCTGTTAGTAGAATAAATTTTCTCTATATCACAGAACAGAAAAACCATATATAGGTACCCAATTGCGCCAAGAAGAAATTGTCCGCCAAGGAGTGAATATGTAAGTGAAATCTTCTTTCTGCAGAGGAAATAGTTTCATAATCAGTACATGCAGTATCAATCCATTCAAAATAATTCCAAATGTGCTATGAGAATTTTATATAGGGCTTACTGTAAGATGAAACAAGGAAGGAGAAAGACGGTACCAAGCGAACTAGAGTAAACAACTAAAACATAACTGCTCATCCTTTCGACATGGCTGCTTTGCTTATAGTTGCTGCACCTATATCTGTGAACTGCACCATTACCATAGCTGCAAAAGGCAGCACGTACAGGCGCCATATCTATGCTTTCTTCAACTCCTCTCCCTTTCTCAATGTACTTATATTACACCTCTTGATCATTCACAAGCTTACAAAACAGAGGAAAAGGCATCTCTCATGTTCAAAATCTTGTCACCAGAATATTTGTATATCTTTTATATATTGACATCCGGTTAAATGATATTAATGTGTATAGACCAAAAGAAAGAGAATATGTTTGGTGGCATCTGTACATTGCAAGAAGCGAATGAGGTTTGATCCCTGACAAACGCTTCCAGATCATGTAGGGATTGATATAAGATTTGTGTCGAATACAAGAGGAAACCAAGTTTTCTTAATTTGGCATCTTTTGATAGAAACATCTTGGTGCATTATTAACATATTGAATGATACTATCAAGGTCCCATGATTGCTTCCATAATTTTCTTTATAGTACttagaaaataataaaacagAGACCTTGAATTACTCAGTAGCAGTTCTGTGCACAATCATTTTAAACCTTTTCTATTGCAAATTTTGATTGTACTTTCTTTTAGCAGATAAATCTCCAGACTCAGTAGGGTATAGTAAATTATTTTGATGGAAAGAGCTCAAATTGCAAGATCAAGCCAAAACCTATTTTCGTTAATGATCCAATGCAGAATGAGGTTCCTTGAGCACATCTAAGATATTCGGAATGTCCCTCATCCTCATTTATAATATTTTCTGCAGACTTAACCGTGCTGTCATGCGAAtgctaaattttttttaatcaattcaTCTAAGTAGAGCATAAACCTTTAACGGATATTTGTGCAACAGGAGGGGTGAATTTTCCAACATCAGTTAAGAATTACCCTTTGTTGTCCATACATCATTACTCTCAAGTCTTGAATGGCCAGCCTTGCATATTGGGACTACTGTTGTCAAGATGATATGTTCAACCATAAACAAAGCACATGATTTATtcagagaaaaataaatacaaaaatgAACTCATATACGTATCATCTTTGGAAGTAACTGAACTCAGTGCTAGGGTTCGTACCTGAAAGATTCATATACCAATGCATATTTTAAAGTGAAAAGTAGAAAATTCAACACCAATGCATATATAACTACACATATTGCTTTATCTTTACCTCAGTGCAGAAGTATTTTATATAAAAGGCAAAATAATCCAATCCTTCAAAGTGAGAACTGATAAATGAAAACTTTATGCATCCATTAGCCAAAAAAAAGGCACTTTGATGCATCCAAACAGAGCTCCATTCCATCTGTATACAGATAAAACCAGCCATCTGTACAGAAAAATATTTTCTTGTCCAGAAAATTCAACAGTAcatacttgaaaaaaaaaatcttagcaAGGAATACCGAGAGGATACCTTtgaaagtttttctttttttaatcatCAATAAATGAATGAAATGTTACAAGCTGAGTTCTTTGTTATTATACATCTTCTCCTGAGGTTCTGCATTGCAAAAGAGGGGTCTTTTGGGTGGATGATGGTGCCAAGCTTTGGACTTCATTCTCCATAAGAGTAGTGCTCTTTTCTTTGATTTGTGCCCACATCATAGCATAAAAGCCAACTGCAATAATAATGGATCCAATGACACTGCCATGCATAGACATAAATTTCCACCATAATTAACTTTGAGCTCATTATCTGTTGATTAAACTCAATCTAAGTAGATATAAATTAATCCAAACCTTCCAAGATGAAGTGCATCGCCGAGGAAGATCACTACCATGACTGCTGCAATGGCAACTCCCAGGGGCCTAAACATGGCTACAAAGATAGGTCCCTTTTGGTGCAAGCACCAGGTTTGAACACCCACATGGAACACACTCCCAAataaagcctaaaattagtAATCTAAATCAGCACTTATATACTCCATAATTTGGTAGAAATCACTACATATCAAAGATAGGTAGGTCTTCTTACTGAGAAGACAATGGAGATCATCTCAATGTCAGGCCTTATTACCCAAGCATTCCAAGTCCTTTCCATAATTAGAGAGAATATTGTGCACTGGATTGTGACAAAGAAGTTGTAGAAGAAGAGTACGGTAATCATTGATGGACAGTTCTGAACAAATGATgtctgagagagagaaaaagaaactcaAGGTCAGATTTCTCTGTTTCGGAGTTCGATATATTGCAAGTTAAGTTTCGATTTCCAAAAATTGTTTTTGTAAAGATGAAGTAGTTTGAATAAGGGGATTAGTGGATGGTCAAATACCTGAAGAATACCCCATATTGCATTCAGAAGGCACACCATTGCCAGCATAAGACCTCCAAAGACCCACTTTGACTGCTGTGAGATCATCATGAAGTTCTGGTCAGGAGAGTTGGATGGTGAAAAGATCACTGATCCCTTGTATAGAATTACTACAAATGCTCCAGATACTGATACTATAGTCCCTAACACTTTGGCTTGGCAGCTTGACCTCCTCAAATCTAGCTTTTCCATCCTAGTGatttagaaaatagaaacagatAAATCACAAGCAGATTAAATAGTGATCTATGCTGTAAGAGAGCCTTATACTTGTAAAATTGTTTCCTACCTGAAAATGACTGCCAGTATGAATGTAAAGATTGGTATAAGATTTGCCATAGCTGAAGCAAGTGTTGGTGAGCTGTAGTTGATGCCACTATATGCCAATAACAAGCTTGAACTCCTGCACACACAAAATTTTCCTCTAAGAAGCAGAAGATAGCTCTATATCATGGGACAGAAAAAACCCAAGTATATACTATATATGTACCCAATCATGCCCAGAAGGAATTGTCCACCAAGGAGTGAAAAGGTAAGAGAAACCTTATTTCTGCATCAGAAATAACTTTTTTAGTACATCAAGTATGGGTCCATTGATCATGTTAATTCCAATCAAATAGGCTACGAGAATTTTACATATGGCTTACTGTATGATGaaacaaggaagaagaaagacgGTACCAAGTGCATTGGAGTAAGCAACTAAAACATAACTGCTCACTCCTTTCGTCATGGCTGCTTTGCTTATAGTTGCTGCACCTATGTCTGTGAACTGCACCATTACCAAAGCTGCAAAAGGTAGCACATCACGCCATGTACAAGACACCATATCTATGCCTTCTTCCAGCCCTTCCCTCTCAGTGAACTTATACACCTCTTCTGTTCAAATCTTGTCACCAGAATATAGTTATTTATCATTattctttcttaatttattcTTCATCCTAATAGTGTAATAATGTGTGCAGACCAAAAGAAAGAGAATATGTTTGGTGTTTTCTGTGAGGTTTGATCCCTGAAAAATGATTGCAGATCATGTATGGATTCCATTTAGGATTAGTGCCTAGTACAACAGGAAATTTAACCCAATAAAGTTTCTCGTAATTTACTTGGCAACTTGTGATAGAAAATTCTTGGTTCATtattaattaataataaatgATACGATCAAGGTCCCATGATTGCTTCATCTTTTGCTTTGtagtatttaaaaaataattaaacgaAGACCTTAAATTACTTACTTGGCAGCTGCGGTATTTGAACTTCTCTAATACAGAATTTCAAATTCTCTTTCTTTTAGCACATAAATTCCAACTGTATATATTCTCAAGATCCGGATccggaaaattctacaatgtgttaacgtatgacatgcatacaattgccttaaaagtggtaaaatgagttctcaaaatagtaatattagtcctcaaagtagtaacatgagttttttttttttttttttgaaatagggtcagtacggctgccctcaagccttgaccattaatgaaacctcagaatacatggggggggacatgatacctaaaccccagattacaataagcatggAGAGAACAACCCGAGATCATAACGAGAGTCTCTACAAAAAATATGTATTCTAACgagcaccaattagcgaagagtgcatcattggctactctattcgctttacaaaggtggtgacataccggaaagattttgctcacgcggagccataatttactatttctatcagctttcccactatatTGCCACCGAAAAACAATTTCGGTGACActaagtttcatcctgccactaggaggctgcgaccatttgacgaagcaaggaactcgccgcctagccagagcagacaagacacacaaggtgtgcagtccgggaccaagcccacgtcgccctaccactACTCGGTAAGGACTTATTACCGGCATAAAGCCACAATTAACTAATAAAAACCAAagacaataaaacataaaataaagggAAATTGGGCCCATAgcccaagcccaggcccaaaccccACTTAGCCCAATCGAAGAGAACAGCTGCCTGCAAGCATCTCGCCACCGATCTGCAAGCATCTCCCCACCACCCCGTCTGCAACTCCTCCGGCGTTCCATCACCGGCAGTGCCTCCGCCGGCACCTCCCTTGCAGCATGCGAACGCAGGTCGATCCACCAGCCCATCCTCATTCCCAGCACACCAAAGAGATGAGCCGCCTCGCCCAAGCCTTCCCCTCTCCAGATCGGATCCACACGAACTGAACCCGATCGAAAAATCCCGATCAGATCCAACCCAGACAGAACCCAGCCTCGCCAACCTCCCCAGATCGGATTCCGATCTGATCTGAGCCCCTCAGATCCAGCCTTCACTCCTTTGGACGACGCCACTACTTGCAGACCGCCTTCCGGTCGTGAGGAGATCGAGCCCAGCCCCACACTCAAGCCACCGAGCCCGCAAGCACAGCCACCACGCGGTTTGGGCAGCGAAACCACCACACAGCCTCCTCTCTGACGGGATTTATTACATGGACAACCACGACCGGGCACTAGGCCCCTTCCaatcccgtccgacgacgccgccACGAGGGCGAGCCGCAGGAGGGAACACACTTTGGTTTTCTCTCTGCTCTGCTCTGGTTTTCtcgtaacatgagtccttaaagtggtaagttttcttagttaccacattagtcctcaaaatagtaatattagtcctcaaagtggtaacatgagtccttaaagtgataaatttttttaatttatcatatgagtcctcaaaatagtaatattaatcctcaaagtggtaacatgagtccttaaagtgataaaaatagttgatgtatgagaaatgttaacataccatagctttacccatatagatcccacatggaaaaattgggaccttgcctatgactCCGGCAATAGAAACTTTCTATGTTTTCAGATGATCACATTTAAGAAACGAAAGCAGGCCGCCAGTCCCCACAAATTTGCTCTTAATTAAACTAATTGGCAACTAATTGACAGTGACACCATCAAGGGTCCCCATATTTTAAAGTCATAAGCTGAAAATTCAGCACCATTGATAGGCTATTTCTATCCACCAAAATAGATGCACAAAAATGCCTATAACTTAACCCTACAAGAATGTCGAAAATAGTATaggtaagtagggatcgttcccgCAAGAGATTGTGGTCTAATCACTAATctaaagactcaaaacaaaataaatcctaaacTGTTCAGTTATAAAGATCTGACTGGCAGACGTCTCTAAACTACTCTAAATgtcacgaaaatttacagacagACTCTAGACATGATAAACTAACTACTGACAAAGTTTTATAATTTTTGAAGGTGTTTTGGTTCACgaactaattaaataaaaacgaAACACTAAATGACTCCGAAAATAAAAGGACTTGATTAAGGGTTTTCaaaatcaaagataaaacaaGTTAGAGGAATTGCATCCACCACCAATCAATCAAGTAAACTAATCATGttcaacctaatttcatttatttatggatgaagatgctcaAGTTAACCCAACGCCTGAATTAACCTATTGTTTTTCCTTACTTTTATGCTAGGTGAGAGACGCTCTACACCTAACCTATTTTCTAAAATGCAACCTAGGTTGACGCAACTCTAGATTGAACACAAAGAAATCATTACGCAATAGAAAAACGAGACATCACAAGACATCTTGACTACGACGCGTCTCAATTAACCTAGGAACCTAATCACTTGCCTTATAGACAATTTACTACTCTAGAACTCTCAACGGAACCCTCGAAACAAGGCACAGGCAATGATCATTCTTAGCAATAGAATCCTAAACATGCAAtctaagttgcgcaccaaagaaaacatgcaaaggAATCATCATAGTGAAGATAGAAATTAGGCTCTCAtccaataaataaacaaaactaattGAAAGTCATAATAAGTTTACAATCATGATTtggggcttcaagcagccccctaactaataaaaactagttaaacatagaagaaaacaaaacaaagaaggggaggaagagagaagagaagagaagaaaggaaaagaagctgCAGAATGATCcccttttatatgcttagaggttgccttcatctttcttgttgtgtaggaaatccaaaacctaaaagaattagggttcacgtgcttaggtggagttttcctattggctcttgaacttgatgacttattccaaccattcacatcatgccatttgtcCATCATAAGTCGTaatatgaagcacaaaatcgTCCTTGGGCTTCTCAGTGTGATTTGGGATTCGgaacataaattcccgtccaacctcagattcgcGCGCAGTATGAcattcttgtactaaatcggtcataacttcctctagaaaaatgatattgatgagccgtaaaaatatctggaaactagacatccaaggctttccgtcaatataaagatcatcctctgaatcgttctgagctggtctcagtggtctgtcgaagttgactgatctgcacaggcagatttgccgattttgcctttcagtccctcttttacttcttttcttcttctttgctccaaatacctataaaacaagtaaacaacgtaaataacgagaaaatacactaaactaacaaagagagtatagagattaacgttATTAATaccgcataattatgctcctatcaaccaTTATGTATAAAGTACTCTATAAGTTGCTCTCTTGCAATGAAAACAAAATACAGGCAATTGAATCAGGAGATTATTGATTAGTTAATCATAGCTCCTCTTGATTATCTTATACATAGCAAATACATGAATGAAATGTTACAAGCTGATCGAAGTTCTTTGTTATCACACATCTTCTACTGAGGTTCTGCATTGCAGAAGAGGGGTCTTTTGAGTGGATGCCAAGCTTGGAACTTCATTATCTATAACACTGGTGCTACTTTCTTTGACTTGTGCCCACATCATAGCATAAAATCCAATTGCAATAATGATAGATCCAATCACACTGCCATAATTCCACCCTTGTTAAGTTTTAACTCATTACcttaaacataaataaaatattatctTTTGATTAAACTCAATTTAAGAAGTGGATATGAAATAGTACAAACCTGCCAAGGTGAAGTGCGTCGCCAAGGAAGATAACTACCATGACTGCAGCAATGGCAACTCCCAAGGGCCTGAACATGGCTACAAAGATAGGTCCCTTTTGGTGCAAGCACCAGGTTTCAACACCAATATGGAACAGACTCCCGAAGATAGCCTAAAATTTGTAATCGATATCAGTACTTAGATATCCATAATCCCATATAAAATCATTGCATATCAGACATACTGAAATAGCAACATAATGCAAGGTTTATAGGTAGGCCTTCTTACTGAGAAGACAATGGAGATCATCTCAATGTCAGGCCTAAGTACCCAAGCATTTGGATTCCCTTCCAAAAATAGAGAGAACACTGTGGATTGAATTGTCACAAAGAAGGTGTAGAAGAAGAGTACGGTAATCATTGATGGACAGTTCTTAACAATTGATGTCTGAGAGAGAACAAGAAACTCAAGGTCAGATTTCTCTGTTTCGGAGTTCGTTATATTGCAAATGAAGTTTCCATCTCCAAGAATTATATGTAAAGATTAAGTAGTTTACAGAATAGCACTAGTGGATATATCATCAAATACCTGAAGAATATTCCATGATGCCTTCAAAACGCTCGCCATTgcaagcataagacctccaaaGACCCACTTTGACTGCTGCAAGGTCATCATGAAGTTCTGGTCAGGAGAGTTGGATGGTGAAAAGATTGCTGATCCCTTGTATAGAATTACTATAAATGCTCCAGATACTGATACAATAGTCCCTAACACTTTGGCTTGACAGCTTGACCTCCTCAAATCCAGCTTTTCCATCCTAGTAATATAGAAACATATCACAAGCTTAATTAAAGAATGATACATACTGTGAGTCCAAATTAACATCGATACATTAAATAGGATTGTACCTTCCTACCTGAAAATGATTGCCAGTATGAAAGTAAAGATTGGAATGACGTTTCCCATAGCTGAAGCAAGTGTTGGTGAGCTGTAGTTGATGCCAGTATATGCCAATAACATATTTGAACTCCTGCAGACACAAACTTCCTCTGTTAGTAGCCAAAAATTTCTGTATATCATAGAACAGAAAAACCATATACAAGTACCCAATTAGGCCAAGAAGGAATTGTCCACCAAGGAATGAAAAAGTAAGTGAAATCTTCTTTCTGCAGAGGAAATAGTTTCATAATTAGTACACACAGTATCAATCCATTCAAACTAATTCCAAATATGCTATAAGAATTTTCTATAGGGCTTACTGTAAGATGAAACAAGGAAGGAGAAAAATGGTAGCAAGCGCACTAGAGTAGACAACTAAAACATAACTGCTCATTCCTTTCGACATGGCTGCTTTGTTTATAGTTGCTGCACCTATATCTATGAACTGCACCATTACCATAGCTGCATAAGGCAACACATAACCCCATGTACAAGGCGCCATATATGCTTTCTTCAACTCCTCTTCCTTCTTTCAATGTACTTAAACAACACCTCTTGATCGTTAACAAGCTTAAGAAACAGAGGAAAATGCATCTGTCATGTTTGAAATCTTGTCACCAGAAAATCTGTAtatctttttgtattttgacaTCCGAATTTGATATTAATGTGTGTAGAGTGTAGACCAAAAGAAGagaatatgtttggtgttgtctttACAATGCGAGAAGCAAATGAGATTTGATCCCAGACAAATGATTGCAGGTCATGTAGTGTACCTTCAGGGAAACATAGTTTTGTCTTAATTAACTAGGCAACTTGTGATAGAAAAATCTTGGTCCATTATTAACATATTAATAAATGATAATGTCAAGGTCCCATGATTGCTTCCATAATTTTCTTTATTGTACTTGGAAAATAATTAAACGGAGACCTTGAATCACTTGGTTGCAGTTGCTGTGCACGGTTTCTATTGCAAATTTTGAacgtttcttctttcttttagcAGATAAATTTCAAGATTCAATAAGGTATAGTAAAGTATTTTGATGCAAAGAGCTCAAACCGCAAGTTCAAGCCAAAACCTATTTTTGTTTGAGATTCAATGCAGAATGAGGTTCCTTAAGCATATCTAAGATATTTGGTATGTCCATCATCCTCACTTATAATATTCTACAGATTTAACCGTGATTACTTTTAAGTCTTGAATGGCCGGCCTTGCTTACTGGGACTTTTTAACTTATTGATGAAAACAGATAGGATAACAAGATACAGGCAATTCCATTAGCTAGAAGAATATTAGGTAGTTTTAcatttataattatatataggggagcccttctaatgaggaccactaaaatAGTAGATGTATCATGTCTGATGTCATGAATGAAATGTCACAAGCTGAGTTCTTTGTTATTATACATCTTCTCCGGTGGTTCTGCATTGCAAGAGTGGGGTCTTTTGGGTGGATGATGCCAAGCTTTGGACATCACTCTGCATGAGAGTAGTGCTCTTTTCTTTGATCTGTGCCCACATCACAGCATAGAACCCAATTGCTATAATGATAGATCCAATCACACTGTCATACACATAAAATTCCCCCATTATCAACTTTGGCCTCATTAGCTTAAATATAAGTCAAATATTATCTTCTGGTTCAACTTGATATAAAGAAGTAGAAACCTGCCAAGGTGAAGTGAATCGCCGAGGAAGATGACTACCATCACTGCAGCAATGGCAATTCCCAAAGGCCTAAACATTGCTACAAAGATAGGCCCCTTTTGGTGCAAGCACCAGATATGAATACCAATACGCAACACACTCCCAAATATAGCCTAAAATTAGTAATCTAAGTCAGTACTTATTTTCCATATATAATTCATTGCACATCAAAAAGACTAAAATAGCAACATAATCATTGCATATATAATCAGTGAGCTCTTCTTACTGAGAAGACAATGGAGATCATCTTGATGTCAAACCTTAATAGCCAAGCATTCCGATTCCTTTCCACAAACAGAGAGAATACTGTGCATTGGATTGTCATAAATAAGGTGTAGAAGAAGACTATGGTAACCATTGACGGACAGTTCTCACTTCTCAACAAGTGATTTCTGAAGATAA encodes the following:
- the LOC133706527 gene encoding WAT1-related protein At5g40240-like isoform X1; the protein is MAPCTWGYVLPYAAMVMVQFIDIGAATINKAAMSKGMSSYVLVVYSSALATIFLLPCFILQKKISLTFSFLGGQFLLGLIGSSNMLLAYTGINYSSPTLASAMGNVIPIFTFILAIIFRMEKLDLRRSSCQAKVLGTIVSVSGAFIVILYKGSAIFSPSNSPDQNFMMTLQQSKWVFGGLMLAMASVLKASWNILQTSIVKNCPSMITVLFFYTFFVTIQSTVFSLFLEGNPNAWVLRPDIEMISIVFSAIFGSLFHIGVETWCLHQKGPIFVAMFRPLGVAIAAVMVVIFLGDALHLGSVIGSIIIAIGFYAMMWAQVKESSTSVIDNEVPSLASTQKTPLLQCRTSVEDVFGAKKKKRSKRGTERQNRQICLCRSVNFDRPLRPAQNDSEDDLYIDGKPWMSSFQIFLRLINIIFLEEVMTDLVQECHTARESEVGREFMFRIPNHTEKPKDDFVLHITTYDGQMA
- the LOC133706527 gene encoding WAT1-related protein At4g15540-like isoform X2; protein product: MAPCTWGYVLPYAAMVMVQFIDIGAATINKAAMSKGMSSYVLVVYSSALATIFLLPCFILQKKISLTFSFLGGQFLLGLIGSSNMLLAYTGINYSSPTLASAMGNVIPIFTFILAIIFRMEKLDLRRSSCQAKVLGTIVSVSGAFIVILYKGSAIFSPSNSPDQNFMMTLQQSKWVFGGLMLAMASVLKASWNILQAIFGSLFHIGVETWCLHQKGPIFVAMFRPLGVAIAAVMVVIFLGDALHLGSVIGSIIIAIGFYAMMWAQVKESSTSVIDNEVPSLASTQKTPLLQCRTSVEDVFGAKKKKRSKRGTERQNRQICLCRSVNFDRPLRPAQNDSEDDLYIDGKPWMSSFQIFLRLINIIFLEEVMTDLVQECHTARESEVGREFMFRIPNHTEKPKDDFVLHITTYDGQMA
- the LOC133706517 gene encoding WAT1-related protein At5g40240-like; the encoded protein is MVSCTWRDVLPFAALVMVQFTDIGAATISKAAMTKGVSSYVLVAYSNALGTVFLLPCFIIQNKVSLTFSLLGGQFLLGMIGSSSLLLAYSGINYSSPTLASAMANLIPIFTFILAVIFRMEKLDLRRSSCQAKVLGTIVSVSGAFVVILYKGSVIFSPSNSPDQNFMMISQQSKWVFGGLMLAMVCLLNAIWGILQTSFVQNCPSMITVLFFYNFFVTIQCTIFSLIMERTWNAWVIRPDIEMISIVFSALFGSVFHVGVQTWCLHQKGPIFVAMFRPLGVAIAAVMVVIFLGDALHLGSVIGSIIIAVGFYAMMWAQIKEKSTTLMENEVQSLAPSSTQKTPLLQCRTSGEDV